CTAAAGCCGAACAGAACCCAAGAAGAAATCGTAGTTAGTGTACTAAAGCCGAACAGAATCCACAAGGAAATCGTAGTTAGTGTACTAAAGCCGAACAGAACCCACAAGGAAATCGTAGTTAGTGTTCTAAAGCCGAACAGAACCCACAAGGAAATCGGAGTTAGTGTTCTAAAGCTGGACAGAGCCCAGTAGGAAATCAGAGTTAGTGTTCTAAAGCTGGACAGAGCCCAAGAGGAAATCGTAGTTAGTGTTCTAAAGCTGGACAGAACCCACAAGGAAATCGTAGTTAGTGTTCTAAAGCTGGACAGAGCCCAGTAGGAAATCAGAATTAGTGTACTAAAGCTGGACAGAACCCAAGAGGAAGTCCTAGTCGGTGTTCTAAAGCTGGACAGAGCTTAGCAGGAAATCGTAGTTAGTGTACTAAAGCTGGAGAGAGCCCAGGAGGAAATCATAGTTAGTGTACGAGAAATCTGGAGAGAGCCCAAGAGGAATGTCTAGTCCAGCTTGGCCTTGCAGatgaacagaagctcagagaggtcagGTGACTGACCTGAGTCACACAGTCAGTCGGTGGTACAACCCAAGCTGTAACCCGGGCCCTCTGCTTACCAAAAAAtcgaaggtttgagtccacccagagtcatctCACAAGAAAgtccggcaatctgcttctgaaaactcagccattggaaaccctgtggagcacagttccactctgacacacacagggttgccgtgggttggaatccactccatggcaactgtttgttttttcttttcctgcctcCTGGTTCCTTTCATTGAACCACACTGCAGCCTCAGAAGCAGAGGCCTAAGTGATGGGCAAATTGGCTGGTGAGATTGTGAAAGTCCAGAGTTTCTATGTCTGTAGTGGACTCGTGGTGCTGTCTGTGAAGCCGGCATCCGGGGCGTGATGAAGGGCTGAGCTGAATCTAGACAGCCGCATGCGTcagggaccttgtctgtcttGGTCAGCAGTGTGGCCCTGGCACCAAGCCCAGAGCCTCTTACGtgacaggtgctcagtaaacatttgctgaatgaagaAACATTCTACCAAGGATAGAACACTTAGAATGGTGTTTTCTTCTCTAAGGTCCTTGATCACGTGCCACTGCTGCTGTATATCTTAGCAGCAAAAACGTTAATCCTCTGCCTGGCATTTGCTGGAGTCAAAGTTTACCAGAGGAGAAGGCTGGAAGCAAAGCTACGCAGACTGGAGACCGAAAAGAAGCAGCAGCCAGACAAGAAAGACAACTAAGGGGGAAACCAAAGGTATCGTGGCTGGGCGAATGTGAAATAGACAGGGCATTGGAGCAGGCCAGTCAACGGCTGTGAGTGTTCAGAGAACTGCAGATTCCTGGGTCTGAAGGGCTGAGTGAGGGCTCGTAAAGCAGCTCTGCACGAGGTGTGCACACCCTGACCCTTGTGCCCCGTCTGCTGATGAGACTCCAGTCTAGCCTACTCCCCTCTACTAAAATGCCATTTCCAGGGCTCACGCGCCGTTAGCCCCCTCCTCTGCTCTAAAGCCTGCGGTGGTCCACCATGATCGGGAGCAGTGGTTCTTAATAGGTGTGGGTCACAGGACTTTTTCTGAGAATCTAATAAAAGCTATAGACCTTCTACCCAGAGAAGCACATGCTAGAAACACGTACAGTTGTGCATAGAATTTTAGGAGGGGATGGAGAGTCACAGGGCATTTGAAGTCCCTGCCTACACTCGAGATTAAGAAACCCTGTTATCTTCAAGGTAAAGTGCAACTCTTTGGTATGGCATATAAATTCCTTCCCAATCTGTCCTAACCCAGATCACTTTTGCCACCTCTTCTGCCCACTTTCCATGTTCAGGCAGACCATTCCTTGAccaccctggtgatgcagtggttaagattttggtgctaaccaaaagactggcaggttgaatccaccagctgctccttggaaaccctttggggaagttgtactctgtcctatagggtcgctatgagtcggaatcaactcgacttcaatgggtttgatttggccTTTGCTTGTGAGTCTGCTTGCCTAGAAGGAAGGAAACTTTTGACACTAAAAATACATGTTTATTAACAGATAACACTTGAGTAGTTCCTTTCTGTTAAGTCTAAATGGCTGAACATAAGGGTTAATGTTGAGTAAGTAAAATATTAGGTattattttattaaacatttcttACTTATCCCTTTGGTCCTCCTTTCTAGACTTTGTATTTTAAATGTCAGCTTTGGCGGACTCCAGCTGAGAAGAAAGAAGACTTAATTATCAAATGATGCATCAGAAGATAAACTCCCAACCTTTACCATAAAATAATGTGAATTTTTATATGCTTTTAAAAGAACCAATATTTTGTTTACTAAAATAAAATGCCTTTGTAAAAAGGGCGTCTCTAGTTTCTGGAGAAGCCAAAGTGACTTTGTTGTAGGACCTGAGCAGAGGCCTTTCCCTGAGGACCGGACAGCAGCTGAGGCCGTGGAGCATCGGCTAGGCATGGACCAGTAACATGCAATTTGCCTCCAAAAATGGAGGGCGCCtagagactgaagaaagaagcAGACAACTCCAGTGTGGCCGcaaaggagtttattagggagacttacataCGAGGCCAAGTTCTGGGCTGCCGCAGGAACAGAGCTGATCTCCACACCCCACGgaagggcagaggttttatagcaGTGCTGGACAATGGTGGCTACATGCTAGGGACTTACATGAGGTTTCTTTTTTATGGTAGCAAACTGTAGTGAACCAGCGGACCACATGAGGGTGCTTATGGTTGGCCTCgcaaagcctgtttccccttcagtTCACCCCTCGAGGCCGGCTTTTACAATCTGGCACGCTCCCCCACTTTTGCTGTAGTGTGAGAGACCTCGTTCCCTCCCCACCAggaacagatatagaagtggggttggccaggtgccacATGGTGCCTGGCATATGCAAGAGACAGTTCCTGTGTGCCCAGAACCGGGGGAAGGCTTCCCCAGTAAGTACAAGGAACTTCAAGGGAGAAGGTGacccaattcccagcctccttatcagagaatgttctggctCCAAGGCCTTTACTTAGGCAGCCTGGATAGGAGGCGAAGGGACAGACCATGCCCCCAACAGGCATGGGATCCTGGGTGTCAGAGCCTCTGCCCCTAGCCCTCACCCACACTGTGCATCTCCTATGCTGCCCTCCTGTACCCCATTTCTTCTCCTTCCCCCCATTATAGTGACTGTGGCCTTGTGTCTATGCTTTCCTTTTGAGAGTAGAGGGTGGCTGTGCTCTAGTCCAGGAGGCTGGAGGTGCCAACTGCTGAGAGTTGACTCCTACCCAGATCTGCAGTCCTATAGGGAGGAATGACAGGGTGAAAACTGTTGAGGACCGCTGGCCATGATGGGTGTGTTAatctagggctgccgtaacaaagtgCTGTAAACTAGGTGGCTTCTAAGAACGGAAACTTTTTCTCTGACggttctagaggccagaagtccacACACAGATTGTCGGCAGGGCCGTGTTCTCTGagaagctctaggggaagatccttccttgtgtctctcagcttctggtagccccaagcattccttggcttgtggctgcaacATCACTGtcatcacatggctgtcttccctctgtctctctgtgtcttttataaggacaccactcactGGGTTAGGACCCATGCCAGTCCAGGGTGACCTCATGGTAACTGATAAcaactgcaaagaccctatttccaaacaaggtcatgttcacaagtACCAGACATTGAAACTTCAACCTAAAAtcttgagggacacaattcaatccataacagtgagttCTAAGGCTCAACTCACTTGGTTGTGGCCTGCTGTGGAAGAATAAGAGGAGCTCTGGGGTGTGTTTGTCCTCTCCCCATCAGTGTGCTTGATGGGCTGTGCTGACCCCAAATCTAGGAAGAGATGACGGGAGTCAAGGATAGGAGAATGTTTCAGATTTGAGAAGTGGGAATAAGATTTTTTAATCAGCACCTAACAGGTTGAGATCTCTTAAAAAAGGTTAATGTTCTCACTTCTCTCAAGTTTCCAGACTGGATGAGGAACGAGGAAGCAGTAACCAAAGAAAATATGGTTGGGTGTTTGGTCTTGTTGCTGGTGGGCCACATGGAGAACTTGCAAAGCTTATTAAATGAAATTTAATAGATGTTCCACCCCAGCCCAGTTTGATAGAacttaggggccctggtggtgcaacccttaagcacttggctgctaactcatagactggcagttcgaactgacccagcagctccactggcgaaaccctatggagcagttctgctctgtcacatggggtcactaggaatcAAAATTAACttcacggcacccaacaacaataacagtgtgAGGATAAAAAGAATTATATCTTTCTTACATTTTCCTGGGACCCCTGGATGCTCTTAACTACAGTTTAGAAAGCTGGAAAGAATTTATAGGAACAAAGTTTTACATGCGAGATAGACCCTGACCCTACAAGCTACAAATCCCAAAATAGTCAAGAGGAACTTTACTTCAGCCCACTTCAGCCTCCCACCCTGTGGGACCACTGCTCGAACCTTGGCCTGGGAGCCTTGGCACACCCCTTGCCCCCCCGTGGGCTGGGGCCTTACAGAGCATATGAAGGAGCAGAGGTGTAGGGTCCTTGGATTGCTGCTACCTGGCCTCCTTTTATCCCTTGTCCTGCCAGATAGGACCCAGAACTGACCCTGGGACATGGCCTACCCCACTGCTTTGTCAGAGCACCCTCTGCAGCTTGGCGGTtgtcccccgccccccaccccaccctacctGATCTGCACTGGAGCTCCAGGGGCTTGGCCTCTGCTTCTCTGTTTACTTCTCACTCCACAGCACTAGGGCATCACCTGCTTCCAGCAGGCCTGGCTTCAAACCCACTACCTCTGGGCACCATTTTCTCCCATGTGCacactgttagggattgaattgtgtctcccaaattacgtgttgtaaatcttaacctgccctggtggtatggtggttaagtggttaagagtttagcttaaccaaaaggtcagcagtttgaattcatcacccactcctttgaaaccctgtgggggcagctctactgtcttaactcggaatccacttgatggcaatgggtttttttgtttgtttgttttatacctgTAAGggaagtcctggtggctcagtggttaaagcaattgactgctaaccagaagattggtggttcaaaaccacctgtggttccttgggagaaagatgtggtagtctgcttccacagagatttacagccttggaaaactctatggggtcgctataagtctgaatcaatcgactcaacggcaatgggtattggTTATACCTGTGGACTGGactgcatacaacaacaacatacctgtaggtataatcccatttgggaacaccgttttcttatgttaataaggccgtTATCAGTGTAGGtggtgtcttaaaccaatcacttttagGATATAAAAGAGTAGATTGGGCACAGAAGAAAGCAGACTTGGGGGAAACCCACACTACTGAAGACAACGAGGGAGACCAGTCtccaagcccaggaactccaagggtGTCGGGCTAGAGAGGCTGAGACAAGGCCTTTCCCTTAGAGAGGGACTTCCTCTAGAGCCGGgttcctgatttcagacttcaagCCTTCTAAGctctgagaaaatagatttctgtccATCAGGGCACCgacgtgtggtatttctgctatagcagcaccaAGAAGACACACAGCAACCATACACTTTATAAATCCAACAGGACTTTTCACGGAGAATCTAAATATTCCTAACTAATAGATGTCCATGTTTATTTCAAACATAGGGTTTTTTAGCCTATGGGATTTAAAGCTCAGTTTTAGAATCTGTAGAACACTGGCCTTGTTATCTTCTTGGAAAATTTGGCAGAGGATGACTTAGAGATGGACAAAACTGATGGCCCATGTAGTGGTCTCTGTAGTGTTGGTTTTgttaattatttttcaaatatcctGTTGTACCACTAGGAGGAGATGATGAATCACTGATTGGAGTTATTGATATCGTTCCACTCCATCTACAGGAAGTCAGCGAATCTGTAGTTTGATTTTAAATAATTGGTTGGATGCATGCTCGCCTGGGCAATCGATGCAGGTGGATTGATAGATTGGTCAAGCCCACAACTAGCAACTGGACCACGGCCATTCAGCAACTATCTGGACCATAATTGAAACAAACATGTAAGACCATGGCGAGTAGTGGAAAAAGCATCCATGTTCTCTACCCACAAGAGAACCTCAGGGTCCCTCACACTGATCCTATTTAATCTTATTCCTAACATGTTTATTGGTTTTCAAGTCTATTGCACAttagaaacaaaaaggaagacaggCCATTGGCAGCAGAAGTACCACAGAGCCAGGGAGATGGTCCTTATAAAACAGACCAGCCTG
The DNA window shown above is from Loxodonta africana isolate mLoxAfr1 chromosome 20, mLoxAfr1.hap2, whole genome shotgun sequence and carries:
- the SMIM11 gene encoding small integral membrane protein 11; this encodes MNWKVLDHVPLLLYILAAKTLILCLAFAGVKVYQRRRLEAKLRRLETEKKQQPDKKDN